A section of the Pedobacter sp. HDW13 genome encodes:
- a CDS encoding UDP-N-acetylmuramoyl-L-alanyl-D-glutamate--2,6-diaminopimelate ligase — protein sequence MQLQDLLYGVTIKELVGKTDREINALNFDSRKVGKDDVFFAVVGTLADGHQFIDQTIAQGATVIVCENLPENPNAEVSYIKVENTSVALGIMAGNYFGNPSADLKLIGITGTNGKTTIATILFKLFKALGYKTGLISTVENYINDTVVAATHTTPNPIALNQLLRDMVNAGCDYCFMEVSSHAVAQHRIEGLSFAGGVFSNITHDHLDFHKTFDSYLKAKKAFFDGLPKSAFALTNTDDKNGMVMLQNTKAHKKTYALKQLADFKAKIIENQFSGLHLDIDNEDVYFKLVGSFNAYNLLAVYGTAILLEQDKLKVLTLLSTLSGAEGRFDYITSPDKIIGIVDYAHTPDAVQNVLSTIANIRKGTEQVITVIGCGGDRDKTKRPIMAQVACDWSDKVILTSDNPRTEDPQTIISEMEAGVSPSNKRKTLSILDRKEAIKTACHLAQPGDIILIAGKGHEKYQEINGVRNHFDDKEILLEQLNPIS from the coding sequence ATGCAATTACAAGATTTACTTTACGGTGTAACGATTAAAGAATTGGTTGGCAAAACCGATAGAGAAATCAATGCGCTGAATTTCGATTCGCGTAAGGTAGGTAAAGATGATGTTTTCTTTGCCGTAGTAGGGACATTGGCCGATGGACATCAGTTTATCGATCAAACTATTGCGCAGGGAGCCACAGTGATTGTTTGCGAAAACCTGCCCGAGAATCCAAATGCAGAAGTTAGCTACATTAAAGTCGAAAATACTTCGGTTGCTTTGGGTATTATGGCAGGCAATTATTTTGGTAATCCTTCGGCCGATTTAAAACTGATTGGTATTACTGGTACAAACGGAAAAACAACCATTGCCACAATTTTATTCAAGTTATTTAAAGCCTTAGGTTATAAAACAGGGTTAATATCAACTGTAGAAAATTACATCAATGATACGGTGGTAGCTGCTACTCATACTACACCAAATCCTATTGCGCTGAATCAGCTTTTAAGGGATATGGTAAATGCAGGCTGCGATTATTGTTTCATGGAGGTAAGCTCGCACGCAGTGGCACAGCACCGTATTGAAGGCTTGAGCTTTGCTGGTGGCGTATTTTCGAACATCACACACGATCACTTAGACTTTCACAAAACTTTTGATAGTTACCTGAAAGCTAAAAAGGCATTTTTTGATGGTTTGCCTAAATCAGCCTTTGCACTGACCAATACCGACGATAAAAATGGTATGGTGATGTTGCAAAATACAAAGGCACATAAAAAAACTTATGCGCTTAAGCAGCTTGCAGATTTTAAAGCCAAAATTATTGAAAACCAGTTCAGTGGTTTACACCTGGATATCGATAACGAAGATGTTTATTTTAAACTCGTGGGTTCTTTTAATGCCTATAACTTGTTGGCCGTATATGGTACAGCTATTTTGTTAGAGCAGGATAAATTAAAGGTATTAACGCTTTTAAGCACTTTGTCTGGAGCAGAAGGCCGTTTCGATTATATCACTTCGCCTGATAAAATTATCGGTATTGTAGATTATGCACATACGCCCGATGCTGTTCAGAATGTGCTGAGCACCATTGCCAATATTCGTAAAGGTACCGAACAGGTAATTACAGTAATAGGTTGTGGCGGAGACCGCGATAAAACCAAACGCCCGATTATGGCTCAGGTAGCCTGCGATTGGAGCGACAAAGTAATCCTAACCTCTGATAACCCACGGACAGAAGATCCGCAGACAATTATCAGTGAGATGGAAGCAGGGGTTTCGCCAAGTAATAAACGTAAAACCTTATCCATTTTGGATAGAAAAGAAGCGATTAAAACTGCTTGTCATTTGGCTCAGCCAGGAGATATCATTTTGATTGCCGGAAAAGGACATGAAAAATACCAAGAGATTAATGGTGTAAGAAATCATTTTGATGATAAAGAGATTTTACTTGAACAATTAAACCCGATCAGCTAA
- a CDS encoding FtsL-like putative cell division protein, which produces MNRFREEIEEEEVGPEPELKAVPKRPKTAEEKMDSNSFISKLFNDGLVSKEAATDALPYLCFLAFLGMIYIANSHFAVNNVRRIDKLNKEVKELRWEYKSLKADLMFKSKLTEVAKKVDTLGIKELIEPPKKIVVKSDEY; this is translated from the coding sequence ATGAACAGGTTTAGAGAGGAGATAGAAGAAGAGGAAGTTGGGCCTGAGCCGGAATTAAAAGCTGTGCCCAAAAGGCCGAAAACTGCAGAGGAGAAAATGGATAGCAACTCCTTCATTAGTAAGCTTTTTAATGATGGATTAGTAAGTAAAGAGGCGGCAACTGATGCTTTGCCTTATTTGTGTTTTTTGGCCTTTTTGGGGATGATTTATATTGCCAATAGCCACTTTGCGGTAAACAATGTGCGCCGCATTGATAAGTTAAATAAAGAAGTAAAAGAATTGCGATGGGAGTATAAATCGCTAAAGGCCGATCTGATGTTTAAAAGTAAACTAACAGAGGTTGCTAAAAAGGTTGATACCCTTGGGATAAAAGAACTGATTGAACCACCAAAAAAAATAGTTGTTAAAAGCGATGAATATTAG
- a CDS encoding penicillin-binding protein — protein sequence MNIRANILLRVYLAFGLIVLFAFAVFLRLGQVQFVQGKKWKAMADSLSTRYVSVEATRGNIYSNDGSLLATSIPEYELRMDMFAGGIADDKVFNEKVDSLGYRLSQIFQDKTAKEYARYLRKGRQDSARYLLIHRKVGYADLKTIRSFPLYNIGKFSGGLIAVQQNKRILPFQALAARTIGYKNENVANGVGLEGAYKEYINGETGKRLMQRIAGGVYIPVNEEAEVAPKDGADIISTIDVNMQDLAQSALEKQLIKSQADHGTVILMEVATGEIRAVANFSKVEEGVYKEKFNYAIAGNQDPGSTFKLASYMALLEDKLIDTNTMIGTGYYQIPGKLITDSHPKIETVTAKKAFETSSNAAIAKLINMHYGSDPMKFTDHLYDWHLNKKMDLQIPGEAAPVIKNIKANRSWNKNMTLPQMAYGYEMNLTPLKMLTLYNAVANNGKMVEPIFVKEIRRLGNPIEQFKARVVNDKICSDVTLSKIRKMLEGVVTEGSGKQVVYNPLYPIAGKTGTAQVADANKGYKGKKQYQASFVGYFPADKPKYSLIVVINDPKGAYYGATVSGPVFREISDRIYASDMQMYNDMPTRLVGNTGTPPTKAGQSKATQKVYKAFGFKPLFASKSEYYNIIDTSAGTIFQENNERKGIMPNVAGMGLKDALYLLGNAGLKTKVFGSGKVTGQSIAAGTKIGKGIGVQIELN from the coding sequence ATGAATATTAGAGCAAACATCTTGCTTCGTGTATATCTGGCATTTGGCTTAATTGTGCTTTTTGCTTTTGCGGTGTTTTTACGCCTCGGTCAGGTGCAGTTTGTGCAGGGGAAAAAATGGAAAGCTATGGCAGATAGCCTTTCTACACGATATGTGAGTGTTGAGGCTACGCGCGGTAATATTTATTCTAATGATGGCAGTTTGCTGGCTACTTCGATACCAGAGTACGAGCTGCGCATGGATATGTTTGCCGGTGGTATTGCTGATGATAAAGTGTTTAATGAAAAAGTAGACTCGCTGGGTTATAGACTATCCCAGATTTTTCAGGATAAAACCGCAAAAGAATATGCCCGTTACCTGCGTAAAGGTCGTCAGGATAGCGCGCGTTATTTATTAATTCACCGTAAAGTGGGGTATGCTGATCTTAAAACGATCAGGAGTTTTCCGCTTTATAATATAGGTAAGTTCAGTGGTGGCTTAATCGCGGTACAGCAGAATAAGCGTATTCTTCCTTTTCAGGCTCTCGCTGCCCGTACAATCGGTTATAAAAACGAAAATGTGGCTAACGGGGTAGGTTTGGAAGGTGCATATAAAGAATATATCAACGGCGAAACCGGAAAAAGACTGATGCAACGCATTGCCGGTGGGGTTTATATTCCGGTGAATGAAGAAGCAGAAGTTGCGCCAAAAGATGGTGCCGATATTATCTCGACCATCGATGTAAATATGCAGGATTTGGCGCAAAGTGCCTTAGAAAAGCAATTAATTAAATCGCAGGCTGATCATGGTACCGTGATTTTAATGGAAGTGGCCACTGGTGAAATCAGGGCGGTAGCCAATTTCTCTAAAGTAGAAGAAGGTGTTTATAAAGAGAAATTTAATTATGCCATTGCAGGTAACCAGGATCCAGGCTCGACTTTTAAGCTAGCTTCTTACATGGCGCTTTTAGAAGATAAGCTGATTGATACCAATACCATGATTGGAACAGGGTACTATCAGATTCCTGGAAAGCTGATTACAGATTCGCATCCTAAAATTGAAACAGTTACCGCAAAAAAAGCATTCGAAACCTCTTCGAATGCCGCGATTGCAAAATTGATCAATATGCATTATGGTAGCGATCCGATGAAATTTACCGATCATTTATATGACTGGCATTTGAACAAAAAAATGGACTTGCAAATCCCAGGAGAGGCAGCACCGGTGATTAAAAATATAAAAGCAAACAGAAGCTGGAACAAAAACATGACCCTTCCTCAAATGGCTTATGGTTATGAAATGAATTTGACACCGTTAAAGATGCTGACCCTGTATAATGCAGTGGCTAACAATGGCAAAATGGTAGAGCCGATTTTTGTGAAAGAGATCAGAAGGCTGGGTAATCCGATTGAGCAGTTTAAGGCCCGGGTAGTTAATGATAAAATCTGTTCGGATGTTACCTTGAGCAAGATCAGGAAAATGCTTGAAGGTGTGGTAACCGAAGGTAGTGGGAAACAGGTTGTTTACAATCCTCTATATCCGATTGCCGGTAAAACGGGTACTGCTCAGGTGGCAGATGCGAATAAAGGTTATAAAGGCAAAAAACAATATCAGGCTTCTTTTGTGGGATATTTTCCAGCTGATAAACCTAAATATTCTTTAATCGTAGTAATCAACGATCCAAAAGGAGCTTATTATGGTGCTACGGTTTCAGGGCCAGTGTTCAGGGAAATTTCTGACCGCATTTACGCCAGCGATATGCAGATGTACAACGATATGCCAACACGTTTGGTGGGCAACACGGGTACTCCGCCAACAAAAGCCGGGCAGAGTAAGGCTACGCAAAAAGTATATAAGGCATTCGGATTTAAGCCGCTTTTCGCGTCAAAATCTGAATACTATAATATAATAGATACCAGTGCTGGAACCATTTTCCAGGAAAACAACGAGCGTAAAGGTATTATGCCAAACGTAGCGGGAATGGGACTTAAAGATGCCTTGTATTTGTTGGGAAATGCAGGCTTAAAAACCAAAGTTTTTGGCTCAGGCAAGGTAACCGGTCAGTCGATAGCTGCAGGTACCAAAATTGGTAAGGGAATAGGAGTACAGATAGAGTTGAATTAA
- the mraY gene encoding phospho-N-acetylmuramoyl-pentapeptide-transferase: protein MLYLLFEYLHKHYDIPGLRLFQYITFRASVSIILSLIITTVYGRRLIDYLHKKQVGETVRNLGLEGQMQKQGTPTMGGIIILLGILIPTLLFANISNIYVILMIITTIWMGAIGFLDDYIKVFKKNKEGLAGRFKVVGQVGLGLIVGTTMYFHPNIVVRETVQDNVKNTSSVPMVLRQKGETFYYTQDVKSTKTNMPFYKNNEFDYAKVLKFLGGDYQKYAFIIFLAFTVFIITAVSNGANITDGIDGLATGTSAVIGITLGILAYISGNTIMADYLNIMYIPNSGELMIFAGAFVGACVGFLWYNSYPAQIFMGDTGSLAIGGIIAAFALMIRKELLIPILCGIFLVELVSVIMQVSYFKYTKKKFGEGRRIFLMSPLHHHYQKKGYHEAKIVTRFWIIGIMLAIMTIVTLKLR from the coding sequence ATGTTATATTTATTATTCGAATACCTGCATAAGCATTACGACATTCCCGGATTGAGGCTGTTTCAGTACATCACATTCCGTGCTTCTGTATCGATCATTTTATCGTTAATCATTACAACAGTATATGGTCGCAGATTGATCGATTACCTGCACAAAAAACAAGTAGGCGAAACCGTAAGGAATTTAGGTCTGGAAGGTCAGATGCAAAAACAAGGTACGCCAACAATGGGTGGTATTATCATTTTGCTGGGTATTTTGATTCCAACCTTACTTTTTGCCAATATTTCCAATATCTACGTCATCCTCATGATCATTACCACCATCTGGATGGGTGCAATTGGCTTTTTGGACGATTATATCAAGGTTTTCAAAAAGAATAAGGAAGGTTTGGCTGGCCGTTTCAAAGTTGTTGGTCAGGTTGGTTTAGGGCTGATTGTTGGAACAACAATGTATTTCCACCCAAATATCGTGGTGCGCGAAACCGTTCAGGATAATGTTAAAAATACTTCTTCTGTACCGATGGTGTTGCGTCAGAAAGGTGAAACATTTTACTACACGCAGGATGTAAAATCGACTAAAACCAATATGCCTTTTTATAAGAACAATGAGTTCGATTATGCAAAGGTACTGAAGTTTTTAGGTGGCGATTATCAGAAATATGCTTTTATCATTTTTCTGGCCTTTACGGTATTTATTATCACTGCGGTTTCAAACGGGGCAAACATTACCGATGGTATCGACGGCCTGGCAACAGGAACATCAGCCGTAATCGGGATTACCCTGGGTATTTTGGCCTACATATCGGGTAATACCATCATGGCCGATTACCTCAATATTATGTACATCCCTAACTCTGGAGAGTTGATGATTTTTGCCGGAGCGTTTGTGGGAGCATGTGTGGGTTTCCTTTGGTACAATTCTTACCCGGCTCAGATTTTTATGGGCGATACAGGAAGTTTAGCCATTGGTGGTATCATAGCAGCTTTTGCACTGATGATCCGTAAAGAGCTTTTGATTCCGATTTTATGTGGAATATTTCTGGTAGAGCTGGTATCGGTAATTATGCAGGTATCCTACTTCAAATACACCAAAAAGAAATTTGGAGAAGGGCGCCGGATTTTCCTGATGTCTCCTTTGCACCACCATTACCAGAAGAAAGGATATCATGAAGCAAAAATTGTTACCCGCTTCTGGATTATTGGAATTATGCTGGCCATTATGACAATCGTGACGTTGA